One genomic segment of Alosa sapidissima isolate fAloSap1 chromosome 13, fAloSap1.pri, whole genome shotgun sequence includes these proteins:
- the xrcc4 gene encoding DNA repair protein XRCC4: MEVSLRQITVASDPERTFFLKVEWKEDFGAGFVILLCDGTSAWTGEVSEEEVSREAQEMEMARERYVDDLQVALTGKGTAALDYAFHLTAERGQGHGSAGGLHLSYEKVQKDISFRLGAVELTPVPEPAAVVRGLIAHGLERGGRLHGRNQRLQQENEKLRREQQRITADMERYVTGKETLEQELYSRFVLVLNEKKAKIRALQARVKQLEESLEEEREQRKAAKAECSKAAESTGLGPSPAREESDYGASTEEEEEKEERPSTSGIRTSAKDAFRCSPIMEDGSSDITDVAPNRKRRHRHLQQLEAQAKRQALEDSHRSRNEQTHAKAEAKETAQRPAEVPKANPEPEDLFDDF; this comes from the exons ATGGAAGTTAGTCTCCGTCAGATCACCGTTGCCTCTGACCCCGAGCGCACTTTTTTTCTCAAGGTCGAGTGGAAAGAGGACTTTGGAGCTGGATTTGTAATTCTGCTGTGTGATGGAACCTCTGCATGGACAGGAGAAG TCTCGGAGGAGGAGGTGTCCCGCGAAGCCCAGGAGATGGAGATGGCGAGAGAGCGGTATGTGGATGACCTCCAGGTGGCTCTGACTGGCAAGGGCACAGCGGCCCTGGACTACGCCTTCCACCTGACAGCTGAGCGGGGCCAGGGCCACGGAAGTGCCGGGGGACTCCACCTGTCTTACGAGAAGGTGCAGAAAGACATCTCG TTCAGGTTGGGGGCGGTGGAGCTGACGCCGGTCCCGGAGCCCGCGGCGGTGGTCAGGGGGCTCATCGCCCACGGGCTGGAGCGTGGCGGCCGGCTCCACGGCAGGAACCAGCGGCTGCAGCAGGAGAACGAGAAGCTGAGGCGGGAGCAGCAGCGCATCACCGCAGA TATGGAGCGCTATGTCACTGGGAAGGAGACCCTGGAGCAGGAGCTCTACAGCCGCTTCGTCCTGGTCCTCAACGAGAAGAAGGCCAAGATCCGAGCGCTGCAGGCTAGGGTGAAGCAGCTGGAGGAGTCCCTGGAGGAAGAGCGCGAGCAGAG GAAAGCGGCCAAGGCAGAGTGCAGCAAGGCAGCGGAGAGCACGGGCCTTGGGCCGAGTCCAGCGAGGGAAGAGAGCGACTATGGAGCCAGcactgaggaggaagaggaaaaggaggagcgGCCATCAACCTCTGGCATCAGAACCTCTGCCAAAG ACGCGTTCCGCTGCAGCCCCATAATGGAAGATGGCTCCAGCGACATCACGGACGTGGCGCCCAACCGCAAGCGCCGCCACCGCCACCTTCAGCAGTTGGAGGCCCAGGCCAAGAGGCAGGCTCTGGAAGATTCGCACAGGTCCAG aaATGAGCAGACACATGCCAAGGCAGAGGCCAAAGAGACCGCCCAACGTCCAGCAGAAGTCCCTAAAGCGAATCCGGAGCCAGAGGACCTGTTCGACGACTTCTGA
- the tmem167a gene encoding protein kish-A, with translation MSAIFNFQSLLTVILLLICTCAYIRSLAPSLLDKNKTGFLGIFWKCARIGERKSPYVAVCCVIMAFTILFSE, from the exons ATG TCTGCCATTTTTAACTTCCAGAGCCTCCTCACGGTTATCCTGTTGCTAATTTGCACATGTGCATACATCCGTTCGTTAGCGCCGAGTCTGCTAGATAAGAACAAAACTGG GTTCCTGGGCATATTCTGGAAATGTGCAAGAATAG GTGAGAGGAAAAGTCCTTACGTGGCCGTCTGCTGTGTCATAATGGCCTTCACCATCTTATTCTCGGAGTAG